The following is a genomic window from Eubalaena glacialis isolate mEubGla1 chromosome 18, mEubGla1.1.hap2.+ XY, whole genome shotgun sequence.
ATCATACTAAGAGGTAGCAGCTGTTTATCTTCTCGGAGATTTCAAGCGTCTCTGGAAGCCGGGCCAGGGAAGGGTGTTCTCCTGGAAGAGACTGGGATGGGGCAGAGTTCTGGCCGAGGGCTTGCCCGGGGCTGGGAAGGGTGTGGAATGGCCTGCGTGGACACCGCAGCTCCGGAGCCCCAGGGAGCCTCTGCCACTACAGGCCACTTCCAAACCCAGAGTCATTTCTTGGGTAAGTTATGCAGTCCCCACGacatataaataaaagtttagtTCTGTGTTTCCATATATCTTCTACATGGAGGCTAGCTGAATATTAGTGGAGtaacaataattattaataaacaaTAATCgtcataataacaataattaatagaataataatgccttgggggcagggggaggggggtccTTCATATGGCGGGGgaagggcgggggcggggctctAGGTCTGGTAGAagtggtggtaatggtggtggtgttcgtggtggtggtgatgctcGTGTCTCTGGACCGCCTGGCCGGCCTGGCTCTCGTACACCACCACCGCGGGCAGCTCCCTGACGTGGTCCCGCCCCACGACGGTGCCGCCCACGGCTAGGGGCGCCTGCAGGCCCCGGCACCCCTGATGGCTCTCCTTGGCGCGGTGCTTGTGCTTCTTGTGCCCGAGGGGCGCCAGAGTGGGGAGGAGGGCCGGGCTGGCGGCCAGGTGGGCGGATGGGGACACCGCAGGGACAGCAGGTCCCATGGGGGGTTTGCTTCTTGCCCCTCTGGCCACGTGGCCCACTCCCACGCTCTTGCCCTGGGCCTTGGGGGACCTCACAAAGTGCTTGCTCCCGTCCTGGGTACCACCCCGGAGCCGCTGCTGGACCTCCGAGACCTTGGCGAATGGGGCGTCAAGAAAGTGGAAGGAGCCGGGGTCCACGCCTGGGGGCTTTCGGTGTAGGACGTGGATGGCTTCTGGCTCGTGGGAGCGAGATCGAGCGGGGTTGGAGGTGCGGGGTGGCAGTTCTGACTTCTGGGCCACTGACGGGGAGCCTAGGAAccaattcaacaaatgtttaatgagcacctactgtgtgctggtgtCACACGGTCCCCTGGAAACCACTCCGCCCCCAGTTCTCCCAGGCTGATAGAGGCAGCTGGTCCTTATCAGAGCTAACCCCGACGCCCCGACTCCCCGCCCACTGACtgctctcctccctctgccttggAGGAAACTTTTCTGGAATGGAACTTTGCCATCTGCTAAGTGGGAAAAACTGTTTCTGTGTtaggtctttaaaaataattaattctcCTTCTGAGAGCTTGGAAAGAGAGGAGACAGGGACATTGTTAAAACTGTCTAAGGTCACTGGAGCACAAAGGAAATCTACAAGCATGTTCCTTAACTTATAGAGGTAACTCAGAGAGGAATTAAacacagggggaaggggagaagggcgTTGTGGGGAGTGAAATTAAGTGGACTGTGTCTTCATCTATCTTAGCAAGAGCTGAGATGTCAAGGGCTGATAAAGACAGAGCACTGTTTTGCTTAACGAAGCCCAGGGTCCTCACTGGAAGAGAGGGGTGGGTCGGGGTACAGCACCGAACTGTTGTTTTCATTGAATTATAAGCCCTCGGATACTACTTGATATTGTTCGACTTTGTGCACGTTTTACTTTAATGTTTTAAACGTTTTGAATGCCATCTCCTCCAAGAAGACTCTGTACTCTGTCCAGTAAAAGCTAGGCCTTCCCCCAGCCCAAAGGGGCCAGCAAACACCCACTCGCCCACCagcccccctgcccgcccagccACGCCCTGCCCTGGCCACCCTCACCGGTGAAGGAGCTCCCTTACCAGGCCCAAACTGGGACGTGTAGTTTTCTATCCCAGCGAGATCTAAGTAGTGGTTTCTCCTCTCAATGTTCTCATCCACGCAATGGTGGTAGCAGCCAGACTGCTCCAGACGGCTGTCACCCTGGAACCTATCAGGGAAGGCAAGCGAGAGGGTGGGCCCTGGCCTCGAGGTGGGAGTGGTCccacgagctcctgggaagccACCAGGACAAACCCTTCTGGACCCTCTGTTAATTTCTGTCTGGGTcttgggagcaggggagggagggagggagtgaccACGTCAGCACTCtgtccctcctttccctcccctgcCTGGCCTCCCTGGGCCTTCTGGGAGGACTGGATAGGGACTAAGCTGTGAACAGGCCCAAAGCAAAGGAGAAGGTAACTGGTCAAAACTTCAGGATGCTCCAGAGCCAGGCTTCAAACCATGTGTTCCTAACGTCTACCTGGCTCCCCACGGGGTGGGGAGAACAGAAGCCCCCAAGCCATTGGAGTTGAGGCTGGAAGACTCCATAACCTGCCCAAAGCTCAGAATGGGCCTTCCCAGGGTGGTGTAAGGTGCGAGGAGgggcg
Proteins encoded in this region:
- the NKD1 gene encoding protein naked cuticle homolog 1: MGKLHSKPAAVCKRRESPEGDSFAASAAWARKGIEEWIGRQRCPGGSSGSRQLRAAGTVGRGTRELVGEVFRETLSEEEEEDFRLEVALPPEKTDGLASGDEKKMEKTGESCPGSKKQLKFEELQCDVSVEEDSRQEWTFTLYDFDNNGKVTREDITSLLHTIYEVVDSSVNHSPTSSKTLRVKLTVAPDGSQSKKSILLNHPDLQSTRPRAETKPAEELRSWEKKQRALLRFQGDSRLEQSGCYHHCVDENIERRNHYLDLAGIENYTSQFGPGSPSVAQKSELPPRTSNPARSRSHEPEAIHVLHRKPPGVDPGSFHFLDAPFAKVSEVQQRLRGGTQDGSKHFVRSPKAQGKSVGVGHVARGARSKPPMGPAVPAVSPSAHLAASPALLPTLAPLGHKKHKHRAKESHQGCRGLQAPLAVGGTVVGRDHVRELPAVVVYESQAGQAVQRHEHHHHHEHHHHYHHFYQT